From Acidobacteriota bacterium, one genomic window encodes:
- a CDS encoding DUF979 domain-containing protein — protein sequence MIQIAAVSFSSVVNALFSLNSVYFLTGLVLWVFAALSFRDRANKRRNGSGLFWLILGAIFIFGSVLPYWLTGVLVLAMVGIDGAGGVARGHYNESTKAEQAQRARTLGNRIFIPVLSIPVVTFGLAIAFRLLGLDVNRGALVGLGFGGISAMATCLWITRDKTRVMMQEGRRLNDAMGAVNILPQLLASLGVIFTAAKVGDLIASGIYRIIPADNLFLLVLANCLGMALFTIVMGNSFAAFPVIATGVLAPLIIQPFGVRPEMVAIITLTAGSSGTLMTPMAANFNIVPAALLNMRDQYGVIKFQLPFALTIWSLHVILMWLMIKLF from the coding sequence ATGATTCAAATCGCGGCCGTTTCCTTCTCATCAGTAGTCAACGCGCTGTTCAGTCTAAACTCGGTCTATTTTTTGACCGGGCTCGTGCTGTGGGTATTCGCGGCACTGAGCTTTCGCGACCGCGCCAACAAGAGGCGCAACGGTAGCGGATTGTTCTGGTTGATACTCGGAGCGATCTTCATTTTTGGCAGCGTCCTGCCTTATTGGTTAACGGGAGTGCTCGTCCTGGCGATGGTTGGCATCGATGGCGCGGGCGGCGTAGCGCGCGGACACTACAACGAATCGACGAAAGCAGAACAGGCGCAGCGAGCCCGAACGCTCGGCAATCGAATCTTCATACCCGTGTTGTCGATTCCGGTAGTGACGTTCGGTTTAGCGATCGCATTTCGATTGCTTGGGCTGGATGTGAATCGAGGAGCGCTGGTCGGGCTGGGGTTTGGGGGCATCAGCGCAATGGCTACGTGCTTGTGGATCACTCGCGACAAGACTCGAGTGATGATGCAAGAAGGAAGGCGCCTCAATGATGCGATGGGCGCGGTGAATATTCTCCCTCAACTGCTTGCCTCGCTCGGAGTCATCTTCACCGCGGCGAAAGTGGGCGATCTGATCGCAAGCGGTATCTATCGAATCATCCCGGCCGACAATCTATTCTTGCTCGTGCTTGCAAACTGTCTGGGGATGGCTTTGTTTACCATCGTGATGGGGAACTCGTTTGCCGCTTTTCCGGTCATAGCGACGGGCGTGCTTGCGCCGCTGATCATCCAGCCCTTCGGCGTTCGGCCGGAGATGGTCGCTATCATCACGCTGACGGCCGGGTCCAGCGGCACGCTGATGACGCCGATGGCCGCAAACTTCAACATAGTTCCCGCCGCGCTTCTTAATATGCGCGATCAGTATGGAGTCATAAAGTTTCAGTTGCCGTTCGCTTTGACCATATGGTCGCTGCACGTGATCCTGATGTGGCTGATGATTAAGCTGTTTTAG
- a CDS encoding MIP/aquaporin family protein, giving the protein MSRAAIELETIAEAENATRNVSAVFTASLPGQCLAEFIGTFIVILVGDGAVAAAVLTDSIDGWGVAVMWGLAVTFGIYVAGPVSGAHFNPAVTIAMAVFRGFPRSRIIPYIASQIAGAFVGAACVYALWSGFWPRALEKLGVEVGAAGSQKLMMIFSCFYPNPGGIGVDAAAMATVSTGAAFFIEVVLTMFLLLMIFALTEPGNPGMPQAGLGPIFIGLTVTAIVGVGGPLTMDAVNPVRDFGPRLFAYVAGFGRIAFPGPRGDEWWLYIVGPIIGGLIGAAAYRYLVRRFLPPSAG; this is encoded by the coding sequence GTGTCAAGAGCCGCAATAGAATTGGAAACGATCGCCGAAGCCGAGAACGCCACGAGGAACGTGAGCGCCGTATTCACCGCAAGCCTGCCGGGTCAATGCCTGGCCGAGTTCATCGGAACCTTCATAGTGATACTGGTCGGCGACGGTGCAGTAGCGGCCGCGGTGTTGACCGATTCGATCGACGGATGGGGAGTCGCGGTGATGTGGGGGCTAGCGGTCACGTTCGGCATTTACGTCGCCGGTCCGGTATCGGGAGCGCACTTCAATCCCGCGGTCACGATTGCGATGGCTGTTTTCCGGGGCTTTCCTCGCAGCCGGATCATCCCTTACATCGCCAGCCAGATTGCTGGCGCGTTCGTGGGAGCAGCTTGCGTCTACGCGTTGTGGTCGGGTTTTTGGCCTCGCGCTTTGGAGAAGCTTGGCGTCGAGGTTGGAGCCGCGGGCAGCCAGAAGCTGATGATGATCTTCTCGTGCTTCTATCCCAATCCAGGCGGCATCGGCGTAGACGCCGCAGCGATGGCGACGGTCAGCACGGGCGCCGCGTTTTTCATCGAGGTAGTGCTGACGATGTTTTTGCTTCTGATGATTTTTGCGCTGACCGAGCCCGGCAATCCGGGCATGCCGCAGGCCGGGCTCGGGCCCATATTCATCGGCCTTACGGTAACCGCGATAGTCGGAGTTGGCGGGCCGCTCACGATGGACGCGGTGAACCCGGTTCGCGATTTCGGGCCGCGGCTTTTCGCTTACGTCGCTGGGTTCGGCCGAATCGCGTTTCCCGGCCCGCGCGGCGACGAATGGTGGCTTTATATCGTTGGGCCGATCATCGGCGGTTTGATCGGCGCTGCCGCATACCGCTACCTTGTGAGGCGATTCCTCCCGCCAAGCGCCGGCTGA
- a CDS encoding pseudouridine-5'-phosphate glycosidase → MKNISRPEIRIAEEVSRALNQRMPVVALESTVIAHGLPYPLNLETSLACERAVRQRGATPATIGIVDGAPTIGLSDDEIRLFATAQAPDGRRIEKVGLNNLASVMMNGGWGATTVASTLRLAHVAGIRVFSTGGIGGVHRGAAESFDTSADLTALGNTPLICVCAGAKAILDLPKTLEYLETLGVPVIGYGTEEFPAFYSRSSGLAVDVTVGTSDEAAEVAACHWRMGGGTAVLVCVPVPIEFEIPAAEIAVAVDEAMARAAAQKVRGKALTPYLLAEMEKLTGGRTLEANRALLENNAEVAGLIASSLSRRD, encoded by the coding sequence ATGAAGAACATATCGCGACCCGAGATTCGAATCGCGGAGGAGGTTAGCCGCGCGCTCAACCAGCGAATGCCGGTCGTTGCCCTCGAATCAACCGTGATCGCACACGGTCTCCCCTACCCGCTCAATCTCGAGACGTCCCTGGCTTGTGAACGGGCCGTGCGACAACGCGGCGCGACGCCCGCGACAATCGGAATCGTTGATGGAGCGCCAACGATCGGATTGAGCGACGACGAGATCCGCCTCTTCGCCACAGCTCAGGCTCCGGACGGACGGCGAATCGAGAAGGTGGGACTCAACAATCTCGCAAGCGTGATGATGAACGGCGGCTGGGGTGCGACGACAGTCGCATCTACGTTGCGGCTTGCGCACGTTGCGGGCATCCGCGTCTTCTCGACTGGCGGAATCGGCGGCGTGCATCGAGGAGCCGCTGAGTCGTTCGACACCTCCGCCGACCTCACCGCGCTGGGCAACACGCCGCTCATCTGCGTGTGTGCCGGAGCCAAAGCAATCCTGGATCTGCCGAAGACGCTCGAGTATCTGGAAACGCTTGGCGTTCCGGTAATCGGATACGGCACCGAAGAGTTCCCTGCATTTTACTCCCGAAGCAGCGGACTGGCAGTGGACGTAACAGTCGGCACTTCGGACGAAGCCGCGGAAGTTGCCGCCTGCCATTGGCGGATGGGCGGAGGCACCGCCGTTCTGGTTTGCGTTCCCGTGCCCATCGAGTTTGAGATACCGGCTGCCGAAATCGCCGTCGCCGTGGACGAAGCGATGGCGCGTGCGGCGGCACAGAAGGTTCGAGGTAAGGCCCTCACACCATACTTGCTCGCGGAGATGGAGAAGCTCACTGGAGGGAGAACGTTGGAGGCCAATCGCGCGTTGCTTGAGAACAACGCCGAGGTTGCCGGGCTTATAGCGTCGAGCCTGAGCCGAAGAGACTAA
- a CDS encoding glucose-1-phosphate adenylyltransferase, translating to MAAQRVLALILGGGAGQRLYPLTKQRAKPAVPLGGKYRLIDIPVSNCINSDLHRIFILTQYNSASLNRHIARTYRFSRFTNGFVEILAAEITPERPDWFQGTADAVRQCLHHLDDYRGDTILVLSGDHLYRMDYREFIARHVETNADVTISLTAAREEEASEFGLVKIDDTGRVIEFSEKPKGEALERMRVDTTQLGLSPEQALQRPFLASMGIYVFHKEVLRRLLLEEMPKAADFGKEIIAEMLPRYNVQAHLFDGYWEDIGTIGAFYRANIEMTLPLPPFNVFDSEAPMYTRPRYLPGSKLLDCHIQSSIITEGCIINGATITDSVVGIRSRVEHGSRFEGVLMMGADFYQNLEELQEDINRGHPRIGIGPNCFIRRAIIDKNARIGAGVQIRNEAGVQELKADGYFIRDGIVIIPKNGVIPDGTVI from the coding sequence ATGGCGGCGCAGAGAGTGCTGGCATTGATACTGGGCGGCGGTGCCGGTCAGCGCCTCTATCCACTCACCAAGCAAAGAGCCAAGCCTGCTGTTCCTTTGGGCGGAAAATACCGCTTGATCGATATACCGGTTTCCAATTGCATCAACTCTGATCTGCATCGAATCTTTATTCTTACCCAGTACAACTCGGCATCGCTCAACCGGCATATCGCTCGGACGTATCGCTTCAGCCGGTTCACCAATGGCTTTGTCGAAATTCTCGCCGCTGAGATCACACCCGAGCGGCCGGACTGGTTTCAGGGAACCGCCGACGCCGTGCGCCAGTGCTTGCATCACCTCGACGACTACAGAGGTGACACGATCCTGGTGTTGTCGGGCGACCACCTTTACAGAATGGACTATCGTGAGTTCATCGCCCGGCACGTTGAGACGAACGCCGACGTGACGATTTCGCTGACCGCCGCGCGCGAGGAAGAAGCTTCGGAATTCGGGCTGGTCAAGATCGACGACACCGGCCGCGTCATCGAGTTCAGCGAGAAGCCAAAAGGCGAAGCGCTCGAACGCATGCGAGTGGACACTACTCAACTCGGCCTTTCGCCCGAACAAGCTCTCCAGCGTCCGTTTCTGGCCTCGATGGGAATCTACGTTTTTCACAAAGAAGTGCTGAGGCGATTGTTACTCGAAGAGATGCCCAAGGCGGCGGACTTTGGGAAGGAAATCATCGCCGAGATGCTGCCGCGGTACAACGTGCAGGCTCATCTCTTCGACGGCTATTGGGAAGACATCGGGACGATCGGCGCATTCTACCGGGCGAACATCGAAATGACTTTGCCGCTGCCGCCGTTCAACGTCTTTGACTCGGAAGCTCCAATGTATACGCGGCCGCGCTACTTGCCCGGCTCGAAGCTGCTTGATTGCCATATCCAGAGTTCCATCATCACCGAAGGCTGCATCATCAACGGCGCGACGATTACGGATTCGGTCGTCGGCATTCGCAGCCGCGTCGAGCACGGCTCGCGGTTCGAAGGCGTGCTGATGATGGGAGCCGACTTCTACCAAAACCTCGAGGAGCTGCAAGAGGACATCAATCGAGGCCATCCTCGCATTGGGATCGGCCCAAACTGCTTCATCCGCCGCGCGATTATCGACAAGAATGCGCGCATCGGCGCGGGTGTGCAAATCCGCAACGAGGCCGGGGTTCAGGAGCTTAAGGCCGACGGCTACTTCATACGTGACGGCATTGTGATCATTCCAAAAAACGGTGTCATACCCGATGGGACAGTGATCTGA
- a CDS encoding DUF969 family protein, with translation MHLVDLLKLSGIAIVIIGLALRLRTTLVVVTAGLVTGIAAGLPLFSSESIFQGLPFLTKPGQEGIINMLGRAFADNRLMTLFILTLPAIGLAERHGLQEQSAALIRRFAAATVGRLQIVYQLFRVLTGILGVRLNGHPSFVRPLIFPMSVGAAEVAFKASSADDLPEDVVEEIKAADAASENYGNFYGQNLSPVQPGILLVFGVLTGLGYVVSVWSLVAYAIPITTISVFLGAIQFWLLDLRLRRKAATGR, from the coding sequence GTGCATCTCGTGGACCTGTTGAAGCTCAGCGGAATTGCGATTGTGATCATCGGGCTGGCGCTTCGTTTGCGCACCACCCTCGTGGTTGTGACGGCCGGGTTGGTTACCGGTATAGCGGCGGGCCTGCCGCTCTTTTCAAGTGAGAGCATCTTTCAAGGACTTCCGTTCCTCACCAAGCCCGGCCAGGAAGGCATCATCAACATGCTCGGCCGCGCGTTTGCCGACAACCGGCTGATGACCTTGTTCATCCTCACGCTGCCGGCGATCGGGCTCGCGGAAAGACACGGGCTGCAGGAACAATCGGCGGCGCTCATTCGGCGGTTCGCCGCGGCGACGGTTGGACGATTGCAAATCGTCTATCAACTCTTCCGAGTGCTCACCGGAATCCTCGGCGTCAGGCTCAACGGCCATCCTTCATTCGTCAGACCGTTGATCTTTCCGATGTCTGTTGGCGCGGCGGAGGTTGCGTTCAAGGCTTCGAGCGCAGACGATCTGCCCGAAGATGTAGTCGAAGAAATCAAAGCAGCCGATGCCGCAAGCGAGAACTACGGCAACTTCTACGGGCAGAATCTCTCGCCGGTGCAGCCAGGAATCCTGCTGGTGTTCGGGGTGCTGACGGGACTCGGCTATGTGGTCAGCGTTTGGAGCCTTGTAGCCTACGCCATTCCCATCACTACGATTTCGGTCTTTCTTGGAGCGATCCAGTTCTGGCTGCTTGATTTGCGACTTCGAAGAAAGGCGGCAACGGGCCGATGA
- a CDS encoding parallel beta-helix domain-containing protein, which yields MAAASAKQIQLDQSHSQPRTRPRRRWLRVLIVLAALPVAGFIALGLWPASADFVGDGGTAGVGKGGGGLVRQFPKMVLRADNPMPAANDDERVQLGRLLFFDPILSGANDISCATCHHPDLGFTDGRALSMGKGGHGLGAERDGGSVVRRGAPTLWNAAFNHKQFWDGRADDLEDQAKGPITTDIEMNENPETLVKELRAIPEYARRFDAAFASRDASAVTLENVQKAVASFERTLTANNSPFDRFVKGELGALTPEQRRGFNLFRSGRTRCFECHGLPTFANPDFKIIGVPDADPSQPDYGRFEVTKGEGNKFAFKVPTLRNVVLNAPYMHNGRFKTLEEVLDFYAAGGGPGAGFKDAKVDDKIHTYSITAEEKQDLIAFLCSLTDESNLPEFPDKVPSGLPVVPRLTNTARELVARYNTGSSKELIAERAPQTISVKAGESIQAAVDRARPGDTIEVMPGVYKEEVKIDLDNITLRGVAQQVAPGITEGFVLRPVLDGENKLSDGVLATGSNFLIENFDVQNYIANGVVTQHARNVTFRDLKLANTGLYGLYPVSCTGVRIERCVATGISDAALYVGQSRDIVVKDCEAYGNVTGIEIENSVNAVVENNNVHDNTGGILVFILPNNPSKAGHNCIVRNNRVINNNLANFANPNSIVANVPPGTGVMVMAADNNEVTGNEIRGNDCYGVAVFSLEIAFPKGTAFDVGAIPENNWIHGNTYSDNGRKPAGALQRAGLKGADLVWDLSGWSNRWQEANATSSTPLLNAKWPGFLRRAYWRTLMLAQEYL from the coding sequence ATGGCTGCGGCATCCGCAAAACAGATTCAATTGGACCAATCTCATTCACAGCCCCGCACGCGACCGCGGCGGCGATGGCTGCGTGTGCTAATCGTTCTTGCAGCTCTGCCGGTCGCCGGCTTCATCGCCCTCGGGCTATGGCCGGCAAGCGCGGACTTTGTTGGCGATGGCGGAACAGCCGGAGTCGGCAAGGGCGGAGGCGGGCTCGTGCGCCAGTTCCCGAAAATGGTGCTGCGCGCCGACAATCCGATGCCGGCAGCCAACGACGACGAACGGGTCCAGCTTGGGCGATTGCTTTTCTTCGATCCGATTCTGTCGGGCGCCAACGACATCTCTTGTGCGACCTGCCATCATCCCGATCTAGGCTTCACCGACGGGCGGGCGCTGTCGATGGGGAAGGGAGGTCACGGCCTCGGGGCAGAACGCGACGGCGGATCTGTTGTGCGCAGGGGCGCGCCGACGCTGTGGAATGCGGCATTCAATCATAAGCAGTTTTGGGATGGCCGGGCCGATGACCTCGAAGATCAAGCGAAGGGGCCGATCACCACTGACATCGAAATGAACGAGAACCCCGAAACACTGGTCAAAGAGCTAAGAGCCATTCCCGAATATGCGCGGCGATTCGATGCGGCATTCGCGAGCCGGGACGCTTCGGCGGTGACGCTCGAAAACGTGCAAAAAGCAGTCGCCTCATTCGAGAGGACGCTCACGGCTAACAACTCGCCGTTCGATCGCTTCGTTAAAGGCGAGCTCGGCGCGCTTACTCCCGAACAGCGGCGCGGCTTCAACTTGTTTCGCTCGGGGCGGACTCGCTGCTTCGAATGCCACGGTCTTCCGACCTTTGCGAATCCCGATTTCAAGATCATCGGGGTCCCCGACGCCGACCCTTCGCAACCGGACTACGGCCGCTTTGAAGTGACCAAGGGCGAGGGCAACAAGTTCGCGTTCAAAGTTCCAACGCTGCGCAACGTCGTTTTGAATGCGCCTTACATGCACAACGGCCGCTTCAAGACGCTCGAAGAAGTACTGGACTTCTACGCTGCCGGTGGCGGACCCGGAGCCGGATTCAAAGACGCGAAGGTAGACGACAAGATTCACACTTATTCGATCACCGCTGAAGAGAAGCAAGACCTCATCGCATTCTTGTGTTCGCTCACGGACGAATCTAATCTGCCCGAGTTTCCGGACAAGGTACCCTCAGGGTTGCCTGTAGTGCCGCGCTTGACGAATACCGCCCGCGAGCTTGTCGCGAGGTACAACACCGGCTCTTCGAAAGAACTGATTGCCGAACGCGCGCCCCAAACGATCTCGGTGAAAGCCGGTGAATCGATTCAAGCGGCGGTCGATCGCGCCCGGCCCGGAGACACCATCGAAGTGATGCCCGGAGTCTACAAAGAAGAAGTGAAGATTGATCTCGATAACATCACGCTGCGCGGCGTCGCGCAACAAGTAGCCCCAGGCATTACTGAAGGCTTCGTTTTGCGTCCCGTGCTCGATGGCGAGAACAAACTCTCTGACGGTGTGCTGGCAACCGGGAGCAACTTCCTCATCGAGAACTTCGACGTGCAAAACTACATCGCCAACGGCGTAGTGACTCAGCACGCGCGCAACGTGACCTTCCGCGACTTGAAGCTTGCTAACACCGGGCTGTACGGCCTTTATCCCGTGAGTTGCACCGGCGTGAGAATCGAACGCTGCGTGGCCACCGGCATCTCAGACGCGGCTTTGTACGTCGGTCAATCTCGCGACATAGTCGTTAAGGACTGCGAAGCGTACGGCAACGTAACCGGGATCGAGATTGAGAACTCCGTCAATGCGGTTGTAGAAAACAACAACGTTCACGACAACACCGGTGGGATTCTGGTGTTCATCTTGCCGAACAACCCGTCGAAGGCCGGGCACAACTGCATCGTGCGCAACAATCGGGTGATCAACAACAATCTTGCGAACTTCGCAAATCCGAATTCAATTGTCGCAAACGTTCCGCCGGGCACCGGCGTGATGGTGATGGCGGCCGACAATAACGAAGTAACCGGGAATGAGATTCGCGGCAACGATTGCTACGGCGTCGCGGTGTTCAGCCTCGAGATTGCTTTTCCGAAGGGCACAGCCTTCGACGTCGGCGCGATCCCGGAGAACAACTGGATTCACGGCAACACGTATTCGGACAACGGCCGCAAGCCGGCGGGGGCGCTTCAGCGTGCGGGGCTCAAAGGTGCTGACCTGGTGTGGGATCTGAGCGGCTGGTCCAACCGATGGCAGGAAGCCAATGCGACGAGCTCGACGCCTCTTCTGAACGCGAAGTGGCCGGGATTTCTGCGACGCGCGTATTGGCGCACGCTTATGCTCGCGCAGGAGTATCTCTGA
- a CDS encoding site-specific integrase translates to MTELRKRMIECLQLRGLSERTEEAYVRAVRQLADHYHKSPDLITEEELAQYFLYIKNVKKYSRAASTIAICGVKFFYEKTLNREFTTLKLVRAPREKKLPVILSVEEVLKILGRVRLPRYRVCLGTIYSCGLRLQEGTHIQVRDIDSGRGMLHVRHGKGGKDRYVPLPERTVELLREYWVTHRNRAWMFPSEGRDHVRLKNSTAPMHKSTVQHAFRAALKETKINKAASVHTLRHSWATHLLEAGVNLRLIQEYLGHSSPTTTSIYTHLTARAEDLGREAINRIMVGL, encoded by the coding sequence ATGACCGAACTGCGAAAGAGAATGATCGAGTGTCTTCAGCTCCGAGGGCTCTCGGAGCGAACTGAAGAAGCCTACGTGCGTGCCGTGCGCCAGCTCGCCGACCACTATCACAAGTCTCCTGACCTCATCACCGAGGAAGAACTTGCACAGTATTTCCTATACATCAAGAATGTCAAGAAGTACTCGCGAGCGGCCTCGACCATCGCCATCTGCGGGGTCAAGTTCTTCTACGAGAAGACACTGAACCGAGAGTTCACAACCCTCAAGCTTGTACGAGCGCCGCGCGAGAAGAAGCTGCCGGTGATCCTGAGCGTCGAGGAAGTGCTGAAGATACTCGGGCGGGTGAGACTGCCGCGGTATCGAGTGTGTCTCGGAACGATCTACTCGTGTGGGTTGCGGCTGCAGGAAGGGACGCACATTCAGGTGCGGGACATCGATAGTGGGCGAGGGATGCTGCACGTGCGTCACGGGAAGGGCGGGAAGGATCGCTATGTGCCTCTGCCCGAGCGCACGGTCGAGTTGTTGCGCGAGTACTGGGTGACGCATCGCAACCGTGCCTGGATGTTCCCATCCGAAGGCCGCGACCACGTTCGGTTGAAGAACTCGACCGCGCCGATGCACAAGAGCACGGTTCAACACGCGTTTCGAGCGGCGCTCAAAGAGACCAAGATCAACAAGGCGGCGTCGGTACACACGCTCAGGCACTCGTGGGCGACGCACTTGCTTGAAGCGGGAGTGAATCTGCGGCTCATACAAGAGTATCTCGGCCACAGTTCGCCGACGACCACCAGCATCTACACACATCTGACGGCGAGAGCGGAAGACCTCGGCCGGGAAGCCATCAACCGGATCATGGTTGGGCTGTGA
- a CDS encoding vanadium-dependent haloperoxidase translates to MTIKPNRRFVMLTLAILALTLAVSAGMRQSGDELNYAWGPLYTAQAPTPGQTNDDLFQIANAQKQSRKQLVRWNRIAIDASGFDHTGVAPGENRVFGEQLGPGRSSRAIAIVHIAMFDALNAIVGGYQSFAGLYPPTPKIFKDAAIAQAAHDTLVALFPSQKATFDTALAQDLSQIPDGRKKRNGIALGRQAAFSILALTDHDGAQLPEMRVGVDYFTSDDPGKWRQDPISLIPLALGARWGEVTPFVLQSGNQFRVPAPPDMTTAAYATAYDEVKRLGGDGVITPTERTATQTQIGIYWAYDGTPSLCAPPRLYNQIAVQIADQMGSNDIELARLLALVNVAMSDAGIAIWESKYFYNLWRPIGGIREADPGTGPTGLGDGNDATTCDPTFSPLGAPASNLTGPNFTPPFPAYPSGHAGFGGALFQILRNFYGKDNIPFTFVSDEFNGVTKDNSGNSRPLLPRSFATLSQAEEENGQSRIYLGIHWSYDKTEGIAQGRKVADWVFTHAFLPVQ, encoded by the coding sequence ATGACTATTAAACCGAATCGGAGGTTCGTTATGTTGACTCTGGCCATTCTCGCCCTGACCCTGGCCGTGTCAGCCGGGATGCGCCAGTCGGGTGACGAATTGAATTACGCTTGGGGGCCGCTCTACACCGCTCAGGCTCCGACTCCCGGACAGACCAATGATGATTTATTTCAGATCGCCAATGCGCAGAAACAGTCACGGAAGCAGTTGGTTCGCTGGAACCGCATCGCGATCGACGCCAGCGGGTTCGACCACACAGGCGTTGCGCCCGGCGAGAACCGCGTTTTCGGCGAGCAACTCGGGCCCGGGCGGTCAAGCCGGGCGATCGCGATTGTCCACATCGCGATGTTCGATGCGCTCAACGCGATCGTCGGCGGATATCAGAGCTTCGCGGGCCTTTATCCCCCGACACCAAAGATTTTTAAGGATGCCGCAATAGCGCAGGCGGCGCACGATACGCTGGTTGCCCTTTTTCCATCTCAAAAGGCGACCTTCGATACTGCCCTCGCCCAGGACCTGAGCCAGATCCCCGACGGGCGCAAAAAAAGGAACGGGATCGCTCTCGGACGACAAGCGGCTTTCTCGATACTGGCGCTCACCGACCACGATGGCGCGCAACTGCCGGAGATGCGCGTCGGCGTTGATTACTTCACGAGTGACGACCCGGGCAAATGGCGCCAGGATCCGATCAGCCTGATACCCCTCGCGCTGGGAGCACGTTGGGGTGAGGTTACCCCGTTTGTCCTGCAGTCCGGGAACCAGTTCAGGGTTCCAGCTCCACCGGACATGACCACTGCGGCGTACGCGACTGCTTACGACGAGGTTAAACGTTTGGGCGGTGACGGTGTGATCACGCCGACCGAGCGCACCGCCACCCAGACCCAGATCGGCATTTATTGGGCTTACGACGGGACGCCGAGCCTGTGCGCGCCGCCGAGGCTATACAACCAGATTGCCGTGCAGATTGCTGATCAGATGGGATCCAATGACATCGAGTTGGCGCGACTCCTGGCGCTTGTCAACGTGGCAATGTCTGACGCAGGCATCGCAATCTGGGAGTCGAAGTACTTCTACAATCTTTGGCGCCCGATAGGCGGTATCCGTGAAGCGGACCCGGGGACAGGGCCGACTGGACTTGGCGACGGCAACGACGCGACCACCTGTGATCCGACTTTCTCGCCGTTGGGCGCGCCAGCCAGCAACCTCACCGGGCCGAACTTCACACCGCCCTTTCCAGCCTACCCGTCGGGGCACGCGGGGTTTGGGGGCGCTCTCTTCCAGATACTGCGCAACTTCTACGGGAAGGACAATATCCCCTTCACCTTTGTGTCGGATGAGTTCAACGGCGTGACCAAGGACAATAGTGGGAATAGTCGTCCGCTCCTCCCGCGTAGCTTCGCGACTCTCTCTCAGGCTGAGGAAGAAAACGGCCAGAGCCGCATCTATCTGGGTATCCACTGGTCGTATGACAAGACCGAAGGTATTGCTCAGGGACGGAAGGTAGCAGATTGGGTGTTCACGCACGCGTTCTTGCCTGTCCAATGA
- a CDS encoding alpha-L-glutamate ligase: MILVWGSRTDTPVARVLEALELRGADIYYIAESALTTLRYDIVFGASSPSGWIESGGRRIAVDDFRGIYLRPGEPVAGFARSAAMVLLALASSLRSVVVNRPAAGRSNASKPYQLGLIAQAGFQVPDTLVTTDPAAARSFLREHGRLVYKSLSGIRSIVATLDASDEARLDNVRTGPVQLQAYVPGLDVRVHIVGEHWFACSVESAAADYRYAGAAGTTAELSAFELPEHVGRQLVALVHGMNLLVAGVDLRRTPDGSWVCFEVNPSPGFTWYEEATGHQIAEAIANLLVS, encoded by the coding sequence ATGATTCTCGTCTGGGGATCGCGAACCGATACGCCGGTCGCGAGGGTGCTTGAGGCGCTCGAATTGCGAGGCGCTGATATCTATTACATAGCTGAGAGCGCCCTGACGACGCTGCGATACGACATCGTCTTCGGGGCGTCGTCTCCCAGCGGCTGGATTGAATCGGGGGGACGACGAATCGCGGTAGACGATTTTCGCGGCATCTACCTTCGCCCCGGCGAGCCTGTTGCCGGCTTCGCGCGAAGCGCCGCCATGGTTCTTCTCGCGCTCGCGTCCAGCCTGCGGAGCGTGGTCGTCAATCGTCCTGCGGCGGGTCGCTCCAACGCGTCGAAGCCATACCAACTCGGCCTCATCGCGCAAGCGGGCTTCCAGGTGCCCGATACTCTGGTCACCACCGATCCAGCCGCTGCTCGGAGCTTCCTGCGCGAGCACGGTCGTCTCGTCTACAAGTCGCTGAGCGGGATTCGCAGCATCGTCGCAACCCTGGACGCGAGCGACGAGGCTCGCCTCGACAATGTCCGCACCGGCCCCGTGCAACTACAGGCGTATGTGCCTGGTCTTGATGTGCGGGTGCACATTGTCGGAGAGCATTGGTTCGCATGTTCGGTGGAATCGGCAGCGGCTGATTACCGTTACGCGGGAGCGGCGGGCACTACTGCGGAGTTGTCCGCGTTCGAGTTGCCGGAGCACGTGGGTAGACAACTCGTGGCGCTCGTTCATGGAATGAACCTTCTGGTGGCGGGGGTGGATCTCCGCCGCACGCCCGACGGTTCATGGGTCTGTTTCGAGGTCAATCCGTCCCCGGGCTTTACTTGGTACGAGGAGGCCACGGGTCATCAGATCGCCGAGGCCATCGCGAACTTGCTGGTGAGTTGA